Genomic DNA from Thermococcus sp.:
CCTGTGTTAACATTGTAGCGTTTCCGAGAAGGAGCCCTGTATGGGTTTATCTGATTGAATCTGGGCGTCTGAGCGTGATATGGTGCTACCACAAATCCTAAAAGGTCTCGGTTATCATAGGCTTGGGGGATAGGATGTACGTCGTTATAGTCTATGACGTCGGTGTTAAGCGCGTCAACAACGTCAAGAAGTTCCTCCGCCAGCACCTTCACTGGATTCAGAACAGCGTTTTTGAGGGAGAAGTGACGGGAGCTGAATTTGAGCGCATTAAGGGCGGATTGATGGATATAATCGACGAGGATGAGGACTCTGTGGTAGTGTACAGGCTACGCTCGATGCCGGAGAGAGAAGTCCTGGGCACTGAGAAAAATCCTTTGGAATATGTCCTCTGAGCTTTTCGACACGGTCGTCTTCCGCCATCTGAGTTGTGGTTTAAAGTCCAGAAGATTACTTTGAAGTATTATATAGCACTTCGATGAACATCTTTTCGTTGAGGTAAGATTATAAACATTGTTTCAAACGGTCATCGGTGAGCATCATGGCGCTGAGTGACAGGCTTGAACTGGTTAACCCTTCTGAGATTAGAAAGCTCTTTGACCTTGCCCAGGGCATTGAAGGCCTCATTTCCCTCGGGATAGGTGAACCCGATTTTGATACACCTGAACACATCAAGGAGTATGCGAAGGAGGCACTTGATAAGGGCATGACCCATTACGGTCCAAACGCAGGTTTGCCCATGCTCCGTGAGGCGGTTTCAAGGAAGCTCATGGAACAGAACGGGATAGAGGCTGACCCGGGAACGGAGATTATGATCCTGACCGGCGCAAACCAGGCGTTTCTTATGGGTCTATCCACGTTTCTGAAGGATGGGGAGGAAGTTCTCATCCCCGGGCCGATGTTCGTCAGCTACGCCCCGGCGGTAGTCCTTGCAGGAGGGAAGCCGGTTGAGGTTCCGACCTACGAGGAAAATGAGTTTAGGTTGAGCATCGACGACCTCGAAAAGCACGTGACCGGGAGAACCAGGGCGCTTATCATAAACACTCCCAACAACCCGACGGGTGCGGTTCTCACCAAGAAGGACCTTGAAGAGATAGCTGATTTCGCCATCGAGCATGACCTAATAGTCTTCAGCGATGAGGTCTACGAGCACTTCGTTTATGATGGTGTTAGAAACCACAGTATAGCTTCTCTCAACGGCATGTTTGAGCACACCGTGACGATCAATGGCTTCTCCAAGACCTTCGCCATGACCGGCTGGCGCCTTGGCTTCGTCGCGGCCCCCTCGTGGATAATTGAGAGGATGACCCGCTTCCAGATGTACAACTCAACCTGTCCGGTCACGTTCGTTCAGTATGCGGCAGCTAAAGGACTTGAGGATGGGAGGAGCTGGAAGGCCGTCGAGGAGATGAGAAAGGAGTACGACAGGAGGAGGAACCTCGTCTGGAAGCGCCTCAACGGGATGGGACTTCCAACGGTCAAGCCCAGGGGAGCATTCTACATCTTCCCACGCATCAGGGACACCGGTCTGAGCGACCATGAGTTCAGCGAGCTCATATTGAAGGAGGCGAGGGTTGCCGTCGTTCCGGGTTCGGCGTTCGGAAAGGCCGGCGAGGGTTACATAAGGATAAGCTACGCGACGGCCTATGAGAAGCTGGAAGAGGCAATGGACAGGATGGAGAAGGTGCTGAGGGAGAAGAAGCTCGTTTAGAGCCTGAGAAGCTCAACGTTTCTGACCTTTTTCTCCTTTTCGTCGAACTCAATGACCGCATAGTACCCCCTGAAGAGGGGGCCTGGGTTCACCACAACTGTTTCTCCGATCCTGTCTTCTCCCTTCCCCTCATGTATGTGGCCGCAGACAACGAGGGGCGGTTTGTGTTCTTCTATGAACCTTCTGAGCGCCTTGCTCCCAACGTGTCTGCCGAGGTGGACCCTGTCGGCAATGGTTCCGTAAGGAGGAACGTGTGAGAGGATTACATCGCCCGGCCGGTAGTTCCTTTCAAGTACCCCCCGAATCTCGTCCTCCGTCAGCTCCCATACCGTGTGGAATGGTGTTTGGTTGGAGCCACCGATTCCAATTACACCGAGACCGTTGATATCGACGCGCTTTCCGTGAACACCGATTCCAAGTCCATCGAGTAGTTCGGGAACATCCCTGCCGTCGCAGTTACCATGAACCGTCAGTAATGGGAATCCCAGGTTCCTCAGGGGGTGGAGGATATCCTTTGCCTGTTCGGCCCCGCCGAAATGGGTCAGGTCTCCGGCTATCAGAAGTGCATCGACCTCCAACCCGGCCAGGGTCTTGGTGAGCTTGCGGACCTTCTCCAATTTCCCGTGTACGTCGGTTACCACCACAAGCCTCACGTTATCACCCCCTTCTCATGAGGTAGGGGAGTATCTCCCCGTAAGAGTCGCTCCAGTCCACGATCCCGACGCGCCGTCTGACACCTGCTTGGAGTAGGGACAGTACTTCGTTCAGAACCTCCTCAGGTCTCCTATCCGTGGTATTTACCTCAAGCACGTTCTTGTTCTCCTCAACGGCCTCGATGAGGATCACGTCCACGAACTCTGCCTCGACGTTCTCCGCCAGTTTCTTTGGTGGATAACCCCTCAGCTTCAGTCTCTCGGCCACAGCCCTTGGATGGAGCCGCAGGACGATCACGATATCCGCGGGTATGAAATGGCTGAGGTGCCCGTCGATCACAACGTTTTTTCCCCTGAACTCATCGGATGCGAGACGTGCGAGTTCGTCCACGTCTATCTCGATCTCGTCCCCAGCTTTCTCACCAATGCCTTTTTCCAGAGCGAAGTCTCTGACACTTACGTATTCGTACCCCAACTTTGCGGCCAGGAGCTTTGAAAGTGTTGTCTTGCCAACACCGGGTGTTCCGGTTACCGCTATTATCATGGAACTCCCCCGTTCTACAAGGAGTCCTGGGTTTATAGCCCTTTGTTAGTTGATCGTCGAAATTAAGTTTGGCAGATAGCGAAAACCTTTTAAAGTTTGGACTACCTATATAGGGCAGGTGACCGTAATGGAGAGGATTAAATCTCAGGGCAGGCTTCTCAGGAAGAAGCTCCACGTTGTAAAGGAGCAGAAGAAACTCCTAATGCTTGAGGAGGCGAGGCTTGTAAGGCTGGCCCGCCAGAAGGGCGCCACCGTTAAACAGCTCGCAAAAGTCAAGGAAGAGAAGGCACGTTTAATGTTTGAGGAAGCGAAACTCGTAAGGGTTCTCAAACAGAACGGCTACCCGTCGATTTGAGGGTGGTTTCCTTTTCTTCAGTTTTCGTGAACCTTCGAACGTTAAAAACCTGTGAAGAAAAGAATCAGAAGACGCTAAGTTTGTCCTCGAGTACCATCTTCTGTATCTTGGTTATGTCCCCAAGCCACGCGTCCGCTATCTCATAGGCCGGCTTCTG
This window encodes:
- a CDS encoding pyridoxal phosphate-dependent aminotransferase → MALSDRLELVNPSEIRKLFDLAQGIEGLISLGIGEPDFDTPEHIKEYAKEALDKGMTHYGPNAGLPMLREAVSRKLMEQNGIEADPGTEIMILTGANQAFLMGLSTFLKDGEEVLIPGPMFVSYAPAVVLAGGKPVEVPTYEENEFRLSIDDLEKHVTGRTRALIINTPNNPTGAVLTKKDLEEIADFAIEHDLIVFSDEVYEHFVYDGVRNHSIASLNGMFEHTVTINGFSKTFAMTGWRLGFVAAPSWIIERMTRFQMYNSTCPVTFVQYAAAKGLEDGRSWKAVEEMRKEYDRRRNLVWKRLNGMGLPTVKPRGAFYIFPRIRDTGLSDHEFSELILKEARVAVVPGSAFGKAGEGYIRISYATAYEKLEEAMDRMEKVLREKKLV
- the cas2 gene encoding CRISPR-associated endonuclease Cas2, encoding MYVVIVYDVGVKRVNNVKKFLRQHLHWIQNSVFEGEVTGAEFERIKGGLMDIIDEDEDSVVVYRLRSMPEREVLGTEKNPLEYVL
- a CDS encoding metallophosphoesterase produces the protein MRLVVVTDVHGKLEKVRKLTKTLAGLEVDALLIAGDLTHFGGAEQAKDILHPLRNLGFPLLTVHGNCDGRDVPELLDGLGIGVHGKRVDINGLGVIGIGGSNQTPFHTVWELTEDEIRGVLERNYRPGDVILSHVPPYGTIADRVHLGRHVGSKALRRFIEEHKPPLVVCGHIHEGKGEDRIGETVVVNPGPLFRGYYAVIEFDEKEKKVRNVELLRL
- a CDS encoding adenylate kinase family protein, which produces MIIAVTGTPGVGKTTLSKLLAAKLGYEYVSVRDFALEKGIGEKAGDEIEIDVDELARLASDEFRGKNVVIDGHLSHFIPADIVIVLRLHPRAVAERLKLRGYPPKKLAENVEAEFVDVILIEAVEENKNVLEVNTTDRRPEEVLNEVLSLLQAGVRRRVGIVDWSDSYGEILPYLMRRG